The following proteins are co-located in the Triticum aestivum cultivar Chinese Spring chromosome 1A, IWGSC CS RefSeq v2.1, whole genome shotgun sequence genome:
- the LOC123068822 gene encoding uncharacterized protein isoform X3, with protein sequence MASPPSPPPPPAPTTIFDLGDDLLREIFLRLPALPTLVRAACACRAFRRAARTFTSFRRSFRERHAPPVLALFLEPNMEVVPLHPCPWRRRDPDLVAADFFDVRHGDALSSGWKINSETPSSGGYLILDNWSEGAQRVAAYSPLTQVLDLFLDLPPVGKIYLEFYTLLPEDGRRPSRVVCVRVDGQRAERAAVFSSDTMEWQIFPETTLQLTVSDRLRASGVVHGLVYWRGWMHDQIVVLETMTFQFSLIDLPAPLKPELGESTYKLGETKDGKLCIVDIKDNTIVSWFLDNGSVLNSWITYKNFPLRPIVRELTGCSMEEEDYCNVNVDLVAVIDGFVYLCIFYLKDTEYRELYLSICLETSDMCKLYNCAYRHNEAAHPYVMAWPPSLVQSKEESETEDDDPKDTEETSSVLIAALQSFSQALMNADKEKEIVAEFDAFLRPAKDGKGSLISRIATLDVQMTTARNRILRISE encoded by the exons atGGCCTCCCCGccctccccaccgccgccgcccgctcccacCACCATATTCGATCTCGGCGACGACCTCCTCCGCGAGATCTTCCTCCGCCTCCCCGCCCTCCCGACCCTCGTCCGCGCCGCCTGCGCCTGCCGCGCCTtccgccgcgccgcccgcacgTTCACCTCCTTCCGCCGCAGCTTCCGCGAGCGCCACGCGCCGCCCGTGCTCGCGCTCTTCCTCGAGCCCAACATGGAGGTCGTCCCGCTCCACCCCTGCCCCTGGCGCCGCCGCgacccggacctcgtcgccgccgATTTCTTTGACGTCCGCCACGGCGACGCCCTCTCCTCCGGGTGGAAGATCAATTCCGAGACTCCTAGCTCCGGCGGCTACCTCATCCTCGACAACTGGAGCGAGGGCGCTCAGCGGGTAGCCGCCTACAGCCCGCTGACGCAGGTCCTAGATCTGTTCCTCGATCTGCCGCCGGTGGGAAAGATCTACCTTGAATTCTACACGCTCCTCCCCGAAGACGGCCGGAGGCCGTCCCGCGTGGTCTGTGTGCGTGTAGACGGCCAACGGGCGGAGCGCGCCGCCGTCTTCTCATCGGACACCATGGAGTGGCAAATTTTCCCAGAGACTACGCTGCAGCTGACTGTATCTGACAGGCTCAGGGCCAGCGGAGTGGTGCATGGGCTCGTttactggagaggctggatgcatgACCAAATTGTTGTGCTcgaaaccatgacctttcagttcTCCCTGATTGATCTGCCGGCGCCTTTGAAACCGGAGTTGGGTGAATCAACATATAAGCTTGGTGAGACCAAGGATGGGAAGCTCTGCATCGTAGATATAAAGGATAACACCATTGTTTCTTGGTTCCTGGACAATGGCAGTGTCCTCAACAGCTGGATTACGTACAAGAATTTCCCATTGCGCCCAATTGTTAGGGAGCTCACTGGGTGCTCAATGGAGGAAGAGGATTATTGTAATGTCAATGTGGACCTTGTGGCAGTTATCGATGGCTTTGTCTACCTCTGTATTTTCTACCTCAAGGACACAGAATATCGTGAGCTGTACCTGTCAATATGCCTGGAAACATCAGATATGTGCAAGCTCTATAATTGTGCATATCGGCATAATGAGGCGGCCCATCCCTATGTCATGGCATGGCCTCCCTCTTTGGTACAAAGCAAG GAGGAATCAGAAACTGAAGATGATGATCCCAAGGACACAGAAGAAACTTCCTCTGTCCTCATCGCTGCACTGCAGTCTTTCAGCCAAGCTTTGATGAATGCTGATAAAGAAAAAGAAATCGTGGCAGAGTTTGATGCCTTCTTGCGTCCCGCCAAAGATGGCAAGGGCTCTCTTATCAGCAGAATCGCCACTTTGGATGTGCAGATGACGACCGCGAGAAACCGTATCCTGAGGATAAGTGAATGA
- the LOC123068822 gene encoding uncharacterized protein isoform X2: MASPPSPPPPPAPTTIFDLGDDLLREIFLRLPALPTLVRAACACRAFRRAARTFTSFRRSFRERHAPPVLALFLEPNMEVVPLHPCPWRRRDPDLVAADFFDVRHGDALSSGWKINSETPSSGGYLILDNWSEGAQRVAAYSPLTQVLDLFLDLPPVGKIYLEFYTLLPEDGRRPSRVVCVRVDGQRAERAAVFSSDTMEWQIFPETTLQLTVSDRLRASGVVHGLVYWRGWMHDQIVVLETMTFQFSLIDLPAPLKPELGESTYKLGETKDGKLCIVDIKDNTIVSWFLDNGSVLNSWITYKNFPLRPIVRELTGCSMEEEDYCNVNVDLVAVIDGFVYLCIFYLKDTEYRELYLSICLETSDMCKLYNCAYRHNEAAHPYVMAWPPSLVQSKQEESETEDDDPKDTEETSSVLIAALQSFSQALMNADKEKEIVAEFDAFLRPAKDGKGSLISRIATLDVQMTTARNRILRISE; the protein is encoded by the exons atGGCCTCCCCGccctccccaccgccgccgcccgctcccacCACCATATTCGATCTCGGCGACGACCTCCTCCGCGAGATCTTCCTCCGCCTCCCCGCCCTCCCGACCCTCGTCCGCGCCGCCTGCGCCTGCCGCGCCTtccgccgcgccgcccgcacgTTCACCTCCTTCCGCCGCAGCTTCCGCGAGCGCCACGCGCCGCCCGTGCTCGCGCTCTTCCTCGAGCCCAACATGGAGGTCGTCCCGCTCCACCCCTGCCCCTGGCGCCGCCGCgacccggacctcgtcgccgccgATTTCTTTGACGTCCGCCACGGCGACGCCCTCTCCTCCGGGTGGAAGATCAATTCCGAGACTCCTAGCTCCGGCGGCTACCTCATCCTCGACAACTGGAGCGAGGGCGCTCAGCGGGTAGCCGCCTACAGCCCGCTGACGCAGGTCCTAGATCTGTTCCTCGATCTGCCGCCGGTGGGAAAGATCTACCTTGAATTCTACACGCTCCTCCCCGAAGACGGCCGGAGGCCGTCCCGCGTGGTCTGTGTGCGTGTAGACGGCCAACGGGCGGAGCGCGCCGCCGTCTTCTCATCGGACACCATGGAGTGGCAAATTTTCCCAGAGACTACGCTGCAGCTGACTGTATCTGACAGGCTCAGGGCCAGCGGAGTGGTGCATGGGCTCGTttactggagaggctggatgcatgACCAAATTGTTGTGCTcgaaaccatgacctttcagttcTCCCTGATTGATCTGCCGGCGCCTTTGAAACCGGAGTTGGGTGAATCAACATATAAGCTTGGTGAGACCAAGGATGGGAAGCTCTGCATCGTAGATATAAAGGATAACACCATTGTTTCTTGGTTCCTGGACAATGGCAGTGTCCTCAACAGCTGGATTACGTACAAGAATTTCCCATTGCGCCCAATTGTTAGGGAGCTCACTGGGTGCTCAATGGAGGAAGAGGATTATTGTAATGTCAATGTGGACCTTGTGGCAGTTATCGATGGCTTTGTCTACCTCTGTATTTTCTACCTCAAGGACACAGAATATCGTGAGCTGTACCTGTCAATATGCCTGGAAACATCAGATATGTGCAAGCTCTATAATTGTGCATATCGGCATAATGAGGCGGCCCATCCCTATGTCATGGCATGGCCTCCCTCTTTGGTACAAAGCAAG CAGGAGGAATCAGAAACTGAAGATGATGATCCCAAGGACACAGAAGAAACTTCCTCTGTCCTCATCGCTGCACTGCAGTCTTTCAGCCAAGCTTTGATGAATGCTGATAAAGAAAAAGAAATCGTGGCAGAGTTTGATGCCTTCTTGCGTCCCGCCAAAGATGGCAAGGGCTCTCTTATCAGCAGAATCGCCACTTTGGATGTGCAGATGACGACCGCGAGAAACCGTATCCTGAGGATAAGTGAATGA
- the LOC123068822 gene encoding uncharacterized protein isoform X1 — MASPPSPPPPPAPTTIFDLGDDLLREIFLRLPALPTLVRAACACRAFRRAARTFTSFRRSFRERHAPPVLALFLEPNMEVVPLHPCPWRRRDPDLVAADFFDVRHGDALSSGWKINSETPSSGGYLILDNWSEGAQRVAAYSPLTQVLDLFLDLPPVGKIYLEFYTLLPEDGRRPSRVVCVRVDGQRAERAAVFSSDTMEWQIFPETTLQLTVSDRLRASGVVHGLVYWRGWMHDQIVVLETMTFQFSLIDLPAPLKPELGESTYKLGETKDGKLCIVDIKDNTIVSWFLDNGSVLNSWITYKNFPLRPIVRELTGCSMEEEDYCNVNVDLVAVIDGFVYLCIFYLKDTEYRELYLSICLETSDMCKLYNCAYRHNEAAHPYVMAWPPSLVQSKVSLCLYQEESETEDDDPKDTEETSSVLIAALQSFSQALMNADKEKEIVAEFDAFLRPAKDGKGSLISRIATLDVQMTTARNRILRISE, encoded by the exons atGGCCTCCCCGccctccccaccgccgccgcccgctcccacCACCATATTCGATCTCGGCGACGACCTCCTCCGCGAGATCTTCCTCCGCCTCCCCGCCCTCCCGACCCTCGTCCGCGCCGCCTGCGCCTGCCGCGCCTtccgccgcgccgcccgcacgTTCACCTCCTTCCGCCGCAGCTTCCGCGAGCGCCACGCGCCGCCCGTGCTCGCGCTCTTCCTCGAGCCCAACATGGAGGTCGTCCCGCTCCACCCCTGCCCCTGGCGCCGCCGCgacccggacctcgtcgccgccgATTTCTTTGACGTCCGCCACGGCGACGCCCTCTCCTCCGGGTGGAAGATCAATTCCGAGACTCCTAGCTCCGGCGGCTACCTCATCCTCGACAACTGGAGCGAGGGCGCTCAGCGGGTAGCCGCCTACAGCCCGCTGACGCAGGTCCTAGATCTGTTCCTCGATCTGCCGCCGGTGGGAAAGATCTACCTTGAATTCTACACGCTCCTCCCCGAAGACGGCCGGAGGCCGTCCCGCGTGGTCTGTGTGCGTGTAGACGGCCAACGGGCGGAGCGCGCCGCCGTCTTCTCATCGGACACCATGGAGTGGCAAATTTTCCCAGAGACTACGCTGCAGCTGACTGTATCTGACAGGCTCAGGGCCAGCGGAGTGGTGCATGGGCTCGTttactggagaggctggatgcatgACCAAATTGTTGTGCTcgaaaccatgacctttcagttcTCCCTGATTGATCTGCCGGCGCCTTTGAAACCGGAGTTGGGTGAATCAACATATAAGCTTGGTGAGACCAAGGATGGGAAGCTCTGCATCGTAGATATAAAGGATAACACCATTGTTTCTTGGTTCCTGGACAATGGCAGTGTCCTCAACAGCTGGATTACGTACAAGAATTTCCCATTGCGCCCAATTGTTAGGGAGCTCACTGGGTGCTCAATGGAGGAAGAGGATTATTGTAATGTCAATGTGGACCTTGTGGCAGTTATCGATGGCTTTGTCTACCTCTGTATTTTCTACCTCAAGGACACAGAATATCGTGAGCTGTACCTGTCAATATGCCTGGAAACATCAGATATGTGCAAGCTCTATAATTGTGCATATCGGCATAATGAGGCGGCCCATCCCTATGTCATGGCATGGCCTCCCTCTTTGGTACAAAGCAAGGTGAGCCTGTGCTTATAT CAGGAGGAATCAGAAACTGAAGATGATGATCCCAAGGACACAGAAGAAACTTCCTCTGTCCTCATCGCTGCACTGCAGTCTTTCAGCCAAGCTTTGATGAATGCTGATAAAGAAAAAGAAATCGTGGCAGAGTTTGATGCCTTCTTGCGTCCCGCCAAAGATGGCAAGGGCTCTCTTATCAGCAGAATCGCCACTTTGGATGTGCAGATGACGACCGCGAGAAACCGTATCCTGAGGATAAGTGAATGA